From Pyxicephalus adspersus chromosome 7, UCB_Pads_2.0, whole genome shotgun sequence, a single genomic window includes:
- the NPTX2 gene encoding neuronal pentraxin-2: protein MLALIIGGICLLALAKGNTIKQQQDNAGERFVCTALPPDATPGCPMPCFSVTPEEELRSTVIQLRETILQQKETIGNQKDAIRELTAKLSHCETLSEDGKHGSWKKVSGKSGGKDTMGDLPRDPSQIIDQLSRTMQTLKDRLENLEHQLRSNVSYSALPNDLREMLQRRLGDLEHQLLNKVAELEDEKSILHNESAAHRHKTESALSALLERVHELEKGSSAFKSPDDFKVSLPLRTNYLYGKIKKTLPELFAFTICMWLKSSASPGIGTPFSYAVQGQANEIVLIEWGNHPIELLINDKVAQLPFSIGDGKWHHICITWTTRDGMWEAYLDGVKLGSGENLAPWHPIKPNGILILGQEQDTVGGRFDATQAFVGELSQFNIWDRVLKSEDIVNIANCSTNMPGNIIPWADNNVDVFGGATKLPLEPCEERLIDL, encoded by the exons ATGCTTGCCCTAATAATTGGGGGGATTTGCCTGCTAGCCTTGGCAAAGGGTAACACCATCAAACAACAGCAGGACAACGCGGGAGAACGCTTTGTGTGTACAGCTCTGCCCCCTGATGCCACCCCTGGATGCCCCATGCCATGCTTTAGTGTTACCCCAGAAGAAGAGCTCCGATCTACCGTCATCCAGCTCCGAGAGACAATCTTACAGCAGAAAGAGACCATCGGCAACCAGAAAGATGCCATCCGGGAGCTGACTGCCAAGCTGAGCCACTGCGAGACCCTCTCCGAGGATGGCAAGCATGGATCCTGGAAGAAAGTGTCCGGGAAAAGTGGGGGCAAAGACACCATGGGGGATCTACCCCGAGATCCCAGCCAGATCATCGATCAACTCAGCCGCACCATGCAGACCCTGAAGGATAGGCTGGAGAACCTGGAG CATCAACTGAGATCCAACGTGTCCTATTCAGCTCTGCCTAATGATCTTCGAGAGATGCTCCAGAGGAGGCTGGGAGACCTGGAGCACCAGCTTTTAAACAAAGTGGCTGAACTAGAAGATGAGAAATCCATTCTTCATAATGAGAGCGCAGCACATAGGCATAAAACAGAATCTGCCCTCTCAGCACTCCTAGAAAGAGTCCATGAGCTGGAGAAAG GGAGCAGTGCATTCAAATCACCAGATGACTTTAAGGTTTCCCTCCCACTTCGTACCAATTATTTGTATGGCAAGATTAAAAAGACTCTGCCTGAGCTGTTTGCTTTCACAATCTGTATGTGGCTGAAGTCCAGCGCCTCGCCTGGAATTGGAACCCCATTCTCCTACGCTGTGCAGGGCCAGGCTAATGAGATCGTGCTGATTGAATGGGGGAATCACCCAATCGAACTCTTAATTAATGACAAG GTGGCTCAGCTACCATTCTCTATTGGGGATGGAAAATGGCATCATATTTGCATCACATGGACAACCAGAGATGGAATGTGGGAAGCATATCTGGATGGAGTCAAGCTTGGCTCAGGGGAAAACTTAGCCCCATGGCATCCAATTAAACCAAATGGAATTCTTATTCTTGGACAGGAACAG GATACCGTTGGAGGAAGATTTGATGCCACACAAGCCTTTGTTGGAGAGTTGAGCCAGTTCAATATCTGGGACCGTGTCCTAAAATCTGAAGACATAGTGAACATAGCCAACTGTTCAACCAACATGCCTGGCAATATCATCCCCTGGGCCGATAACAATGTTGATGTTTTTGGAGGGGCAACAAAACTACCCTTGGAACCATGCGAAGAACGTTTGATAGATTTATAG